From Quercus robur chromosome 8, dhQueRobu3.1, whole genome shotgun sequence:
CAGGTTTGATACACAAAAATCTACTCCAAAGCATCACAACTCTACAACCCACTGCCATTATGAATAACCAAATAAAGTGTCAAATGGGTCTTTCTAGACCCAAAGACAAAATGGAGCTAAGTAATGGAGTAAAACACGAGTTCTTGAACAGTAATAAAGAGTTCCACACAAGAAGTTAAGGTACAACAAACTAGAGATACCATTAGTAGCTACTTAATTGGATAAACCATTAGTCAACGAACTTTGTTTGATTCCAGGTGAATTAAAAAGTTCAAAGAAGCCTACACTTGCAAGGCAGAAATCAAAGTGAAGAGCAAATGAAAACGGAAATGCCTTGAAATTCTTAACACTAGAACTTAAAAGTTTTGTACAGAGAGCAATAAAATTTTCAGCTACTAGATATCTTTCTTCTACCATGTCTTGTGATAGTTAACTACACTGTCTTCTGCTGAACAGATTTCAACACTACCATCATATGTGACTACAGAGACATATCATTGTCCAATAATCTAAAAGATCTAATGCATAGGCACTAAATCATCCCAAAAAGGTTTCTACTTGATGTAAGAGGTTCAAGTTCAGCTAGAAGTATAGGCTATAAGCACCTAACTATTGCTTTTACTTCATCCTATACATTCAACCATGTATAACATAAGTTATCCATATAAATTAAGCAAAGAAATTTTGTTGTGCTGCTATTGGGCAGACCTGCATTCTCTGGTAGGTATTTCCTCAAACCTGTTGCCAAAAATTGCTGCTTTTAGCTTAACAACCTCTCTTTCAAGCATAATAATCCGACCTTTAAGTTCCAGTCCTGGTATTTCAGGTTTGAAGCTACtaccttctccttcattatcaTAGATGTTCACCCTGTTGTAAACAACGCTTCCTGCATTGCCCTCACTTGTACCTTCCATGGCTCTCTCTAAACCTCTTACTTCAGCTTCACCTGTAAGTATTTCCACGGGTTTCATCATTGGCTCCATCTCTCTAATAGCTCCATCATTGACTCCATCTTTTCCACATGAAAAACTTTTAGCTACACTTTCATGCATGCCATAAGATATCATTCCCTCACTTGCTGATTTGACTTGCTTGATAGAGTTCCCTACTTCAACCTTTTTACGTTTTGGAGGGAAACCAGGCGGAACATCAGCATCATTACCTCCCTTCCTTCCTATTGAAGACATTGGTACCTGTTTCTGTGTTGTTATATCTTCCTCAACTGTTGGTTTACGTTTATCTACATTGACAGAGTTCCCTGCTTTGACCTTgtcaaaattgggaggaaaacCAGGAGAAACATCACCGTCGTTGCCTTTCGAAGCCTGTGGTGCCTGATTTAGCATTCTCATGCTTCTTTGCCTTCTTGCAATAAGCTTAATCGAGTCTTGCTGGCCTGATATTTTTGATTGCTTCCACCACTTCAAGTAACGAGAGGTAACACCACTCTCACAATACCTTGATGGAACATATAATTTCAAATCACTTATCAGCTTACCGTAATCGTTCCAGGCAATTTCAGGAGTCTTTTTGCATTGAGTAACACAACCTGGAACATCTTGATCCATTCCAAATTGCATTGCAACTCTATGTGGAAAGTACTTTTCTATACAGCCAAGTCCAACAAGCTGGGAGACCCTCAAGCACCTAGCAAATGTCTCTATTTCTTCATCCAAATTAGGATCAACCGGTACCCACATTTCCTTTTCTCCATAAAATCTCGGGAAATCCGAGTTACAAGTATACGAAGCAtaaggaaaccaaagaaaagtgTCCCCAGCCGAGTCTAGAGCCAACCTCACATTCTCAACATTCACACTTTTAACTCTATGCCATTTAGCAAACACAGGCTCACCACATAGGACCAACTTGGGGTTTGGCTGCAATGCTTGAAATCTCTCCCATACCCAAAGCTGAACTAgttgaaacggtgaccgaaTGATCACT
This genomic window contains:
- the LOC126695894 gene encoding uncharacterized protein LOC126695894, giving the protein MAEPPNTIFNFRKELMVFPIGDHKPTLRPAHFLNPSVNLTDETIFELPSLSPSSLPPTFEPSKWPLKLTFNGLRWQPPTNWKAWVDSLRPKYQSIWKKAGIFEAIMNSTYTIRKNDDLVLGIAERWCCKTNTFIFPWGEATLTLEDTMVLGGFSVLGHSVYVSLETQELKEIEEKLVQARVETGRSKARKARPLQWMKLLRNSGSEIEHEAFLVMWLSMFVLPNSNLIRKQVFPIAIHLARGTRIALAPAVLSSIYRDLCLLKKTIVGLNKFDPGDDENSVLEVIIRSPFQLVQLWVWERFQALQPNPKLVLCGEPVFAKWHRVKSVNVENVRLALDSAGDTFLWFPYASYTCNSDFPRFYGEKEMWVPVDPNLDEEIETFARCLRVSQLVGLGCIEKYFPHRVAMQFGMDQDVPGCVTQCKKTPEIAWNDYGKLISDLKLYVPSRYCESGVTSRYLKWWKQSKISGQQDSIKLIARRQRSMRMLNQAPQASKGNDGDVSPGFPPNFDKVKAGNSVNVDKRKPTVEEDITTQKQVPMSSIGRKGGNDADVPPGFPPKRKKVEVGNSIKQVKSASEGMISYGMHESVAKSFSCGKDGVNDGAIREMEPMMKPVEILTGEAEVRGLERAMEGTSEGNAGSVVYNRVNIYDNEGEGSSFKPEIPGLELKGRIIMLEREVVKLKAAIFGNRFEEIPTRECRSAQ